The DNA region ATCTAGAGCAGAATCctctgaggaagaagaggaggagagagaggaaggctgcAGCTCAGTGGTGAAGTCCTGCTGACTGGGGTCTGTGGGCTCCTTGAAATCCCCCCCCTGAGGctcctgggtgtgtgtgggggccgGGGGACCACCAAGCTTCGGGCCCagagtatcctctctctctgtgagcgGGCTGGGCAAAGAAGGAGCCAGGGCAGACCCAGAGTCTGGAGCCCCCTCCACTGCAGCTGGAGCTACCTCACTCTGTTGGCCAGCAGAGCTGGGAGGTCTAGGAGGGCTGTTGCCCTGGTTAACATTAGCATTATCTGGGCTATGGGCTTGATTGACTGAGTTGGGCAAGAGGCCCTGGTCTGCACTGAGAGAATTAGAGCTGTGGCCTGGGTTGAGAGCACCAGAGCTGGGGGAATGGGCCTGCTTGACTGGACTGGGGCTGACAAAGCTAGGGCCAGGGTCTTGGTTGACTCTCACAGAGTTCACAGTGTTAGGACTGAAAGTAGCTGCAGCATGAATGAGGCTGTCTTTACTGGGTGGTGTCACAGTGTGTGCCAGGCTGGTGTGGTGGGTTAGATGCCAGCCCCAGGAGCTGAGGGCTGTGGTGGGCTTGATGATGCCTGTGGGCAGTGCCCCTCCCTGGGGGGACCAAGGGTCCCTGCTGCTGGAGTCCTCCTGCTGCCAGTCTGGGAGAGGCAGTAGCGGGTTAGGGGGGCTGTTGTGGGGCGCTGACATGGAGACAGGGTCCTCGGGGGTCCAGCTGGGGTACAGCTCCTGGGTAGAGAACACCACTCCCACTGGCACAGCTAGGATCGCTAGaacacctacagagagagagataattattataaagaatgtgtgtgtgtacttgcgtacaggtgtgtgggtgtgtgcgtgcgtgcatgtgtaggTCAGTCTACCCTTTCTCCTGAGGTTCCCTGCTTGGAATATTGAGGCACCAACACTGATCCCCAGAAGCGGCAATAGGCTGTTTATGAGTCCTGGAGGAACCTTACAACCGTGGGCTGGATTCAATCGAGCAGAAAGACGatggccagagcttacccatgatgttgcacaacaatttaagtcaataagtcatcgttttagtcaaagtataatatacagtatttgggcttgaagtgacaAGTCAGAAGTACCCACTTAGTGCAAATCCGTGTGATCCAGGTTTTATTAGTTTTTTCCTTTGATATGATGTACAACTTATTTTCAGCCTAGGTTTCATTTCAGGGCTGGGTTatatttgaatgttaccacccaccagcatggcattaTTTATTCatcagaaacagctgcaaagtTATTGCTTTTTGCCACTGAGATGAGCCAACCAGCCTTGTGTCCACTTGGTCGCCTGAGCCAAGGAGCACATTAAAATAGGGGGAGCAAACTGATGCTTTTGCACCTCCGCTATAAATAAATCATAATCCAGTGGATAATTTGTGAATTTTCACTTATTTTTTTTAGATAGTCTGtattaaacacaacacacacacacacacacacacacacacacacacacacacacacacacacacacacacacacacacacacacacacacacacacacacacacacacacacacacaccaccacacaccacactcttccgggaaggaaggccaaaaagatcatcaaggacaacaaccagacgagccactgcctgttcacccgctaatcatccagaaggcgaggtccgttcaggtgcatcaaagctgggaccgagagaccatctcaaggccatcagactgttaaacagccatcactaacatagagtggctgctgccaacatacagactcaactCTCTTGTCACTgataaatgtaataaatggatttaggtatcactagtcactttaaagaacaccactttaataatgtctagatatcctacattactcatctcatatgtatatactgtattctataccatctactgcatcttgccaatgccgcacggccatcgctcatcaatatatatacagttgaagtcggaagtttacatacacttaggccaTTAAAACTCRtttttcaaccactccacacatttcttgttaacaaactatagttttggcaagtcggttaggacatctactttgtgcataacacaagtaattttcccaacaattgttaacagacagattatttcacttataactcactgtatcataatttcagtgggtcagaagtctacactaagttgcctgtgcctttaaacagcttggaaaattccagaaaatgatgtcatggatttagaagcttctgataggctaattgacataatttgagtcaattggaggtgtacctgtggatgtatttcaaggcctttcttcaaacccagtgcctctttgcttgacatcatgggaaaatcaaaagaaatcagccaagacctcagaaaaaaatcgtagacctccacaagtctggttcatccttgggagcaatttccaacgtctgaaggtaccacgttcatctgtacaaacaatagtacgcaagtataaacaccatgggaccatcataccgctcaggaaggagacacgttctgtcttctagagatgaacgtactttggtgcgaaaagtgcaaatcaatcccagaacaacagcaaaggaccttgtgaagatgctggtggaaacaggtacaaaagtatctatatccacagtaaaacgagtcctatatcgacataacctgtaaggccgctcagcaaggaagaagccactgctccaaaatcgccattaaaaaaagccagactatggtttgcaactgcacatggggacaaaaatcatactttttggagagatgtcctctggtctgatgaaataaaaatagaaccgtttggccataatgaccatcattatgtttggagggaaaagggggacgcttgcaagccgaagaacaccatcccaaccgtgaagcacgggggtggcagcatcatgttgtgggggtgctttgctgcaggagggactgttgcacttcacaaaatagatggcatcatgagggaggaaaattatgtggatatattgacgcaacatctcaagacatcagtcaggaagttaaagcttggtcacaaatgggacttccaaatggacaatgacttcaagcaaacttccaaagttgtggcaaaatggcttaaggacaacaaagtcaaggtattggagtggccatcacaaagccctgacctcaatcctatagaacatttctgggcagaactgaaaaagcgtgtgcgagcaaggaggcctacaaacatgactcagtaacaccagcgcagtcaggaagaatgggcaaaaattcgcccaacttattgtgggaaggctaccagaaatgtttgacccaatttaaaggcaatgctaccaaatactaattgagtgcatgtaaacttctgacctactgggaatgtgatgaaagtaataaaagttgaaataaatcattctatctactattattctgatatttcacattcttaaaataaagtggtgatcctaattgacttAAAACtagaatttttactctgattaaatgtcaggaattgtgaaaaactgagtttaaatgtatttggctaaggtgtatgtaaacttccgacttcaagtgtatatgtacatattcttattcatccctttatatttgtgtgtataaggtagtcgttgtgaatttgttagattactagttagatattactgcactgtcggaactagaagcacaagcatttcgctacactcgcattaacatctgctaaccatgtgtatgtgaccaataagatttgatttggaaggctttccactagatgttggaacattgctgtgaggacttgcttccattgagccacaagagcattagtgaggttaggcactgatgttgggcgtttagacctggctcgcagtcggcgttccaattcttcacaaaagtgttcgatggggttgtggtcagggctctgggcaggccagtcaagttcttccacaccgatctcgacaaactatttctgtatggacctcgctttgtgcatgggggaattgtcatgctgaaacaggaaagggccttccccaaaacgttgccacaaagttggaagcacagaatcgtctagaatgtcattgtatgctgtagcgttaagatttccctttactggaactaaggggcctgaaccatgaaaaacagccccagaccgttattcctcctccatcaaactttacagttggcactatgcattggggtaggtagcgttctactggcatcccccaaacccagattaatccatTGGACTGCTTGATTggaaagcgtgattcatcactccagagaactccagagtttccactgctccaaagtcaattggcggcgagctttacaccactccagctgacgcttggcattgctcattggtgatcttaggcttgtgtgcggctgctcggccatggaaacccatttaatgaagctcccgaagaacagttcttgtgttgacgttgcgTCCAGAGAccgtttggaacttggtagggagtgttgcaaccgaggacagatgtttcaacttcacaataacagcattacagttgactggggcagcactagcagggcatacatttgacgACCTGACTTTTTGGaaaatcctatgacggtgccacgttgaaagtcactgagctcttcagtatgggccattctactgccaatgtttgtctatggagattgcacggctgtgtgctcgattttatacacctgtcagcaacgggtgtggttgaaatagccaaatccactaacttGAATGGATCTCCACTTACTTtcggccatgtagtgtatatgtacagATGgagaaaagaaaatatataaataaattaaataagatAAGAATGATAAAGAAAAGAGAGTATAAGGACAAAGAAGGGTAATAAAGAGGGTGAAATACCACAAAAAACATAGTCACACCAGCACATGTCCACAATCTCAAACACTGTACTGATTACCCATCTTAACTCAGTCATCTACCAGTATTCAGCATCACACATTCCTATACACTCATTTCCCCCAGTCCAATAGGCGTTTAAACACAGCCTTCAACTCATAAATCATATTCCTCCCGATATGTGCGTGTCCTAAATTACATCCTATTCAAAAGTGGTGCacgtggggaatagggtgccatttaggacacagctgCTCTGGCTCGCTAGGTACTGTATCAGAgggtcctctctcctctgctttccaTTTACCAAGCCTGTCTCATCCCTAATGCATAGAGGAGCCTACTCCAGACACTCCAGAGTGACCAATGACTGGGAGATAACACAGACAGGATAGTTTGATTTATGAATGGTGGTCTCAGAGAGATGGCCGTAAGGCAGGGAGACCATATGGTCTCACAGAAATAGTCTGACCCACCCCAGGAATATTTGCCTCATATTTTGGCCCATTGTTGATCTCTGGTGGTGGTATGTTCCACCCCGGTCTCCT from Salvelinus sp. IW2-2015 linkage group LG14, ASM291031v2, whole genome shotgun sequence includes:
- the LOC111973377 gene encoding transmembrane protein 108, whose translation is MKRSLQVLRRQLLSVLAILAVPVGVVFSTQELYPSWTPEDPVSMSAPHNSPPNPLLPLPDWQQEDSSSRDPWSPQGGALPTGIIKPTTALSSWGWHLTHHTSLAHTVTPPSKDSLIHAAATFSPNTVNSVRVNQDPGPSFVSPSPVKQAHSPSSGALNPGHSSNSLSADQGLLPNSVNQAHSPDNANVNQGNSPPRPPSSAGQQSEVAPAAVEGAPDSGSALAPSLPSPLTEREDTLGPKLGGPPAPTHTQEPQGGDFKEPTDPSQQDFTTELQPSSLSSSSSSEDSALDQTLREHVEATPELSRPHAITLREVHPLVNEDPTLELKTDGNVTFHSGSVEGIPGEDPSSQWNSSSATEPPSTASGNFLNRLVPATTADPWGPGNGSGPALDSPLSSTTICLSKIDIVWIVLAISVPVSSCSVLLTMCCMRRKKKSSNQENNLSYWNNAITMDYFNRHAVELPREITSLDNAEEQETCLPPNGDYSDSGVVLVNPFCQETLFINREKSCYI